caaacggttttaactgccactttcatctcggagagggaggagagcagctgactggaaaatggtcaggaaggaaatggctgccatactctccgaagcctgattacTTATAAGGCAAATAAGGCATATTTAAAGGAActgtttattccctatgttctctgtgtgaattcagaaaggttactatatatattgttgccctgtttgaacttttgaactgaagtaaagatactgttacttgttacacaagcctgagtggcattttattatactgcagggtttatcttgattcagaaactgtggtaaagcatCTATTTATTTACTTCTACAACCTCAACACATTGAACGAGTCACCATTAAGTCAAAGCTGACTAGCTGCAAATGGCAACAACTGTCCACAGAAATGAGGCTATGCATAGGAACAAGCTACTGCCACAATACAAAACGGGAGTCTGGTAGGGTTGCCATATTACATCCAAGATGGAACTTTTGCTTCTTCGGACAGAATGCCCACCACCTTTCCTACAAAACAATTAAAGTCATTGTAACACTGACTGGGGCTGTGTATCGAGGATACTTCTTTTGGATGACAATATGACAACTCTGGATTTAAGTGAGTCCTGAAAAGGTAAAGCTCATTTCCATGTGGACTtcacatgtacacatacatacgTGTGAGAGTAGAAACTTTACTCAGTCCCCAAAGTACCAACACCAGCCATTCCCAGGTTCTCCTGAACACTGGGTTTGGGAAATCACAGTAGTTGCCATATAAGGGACTGACATTATAGCATAAGCAGAGCACATATTACAGAGCAGGACTAGGCAACTGTACCCGCTCTAGTGTCTTTGAATGctactcccatcatccctggttaTACTGACGAGCTGATAAGAGTTGCACCTAATGCCCCATCCCTCCCTCATCCAGCCATCTTTAGAATGCCCTAAGGTTAATTCTTGGCATTTCCAGTTAAAGTAGTTCAAGAAGAGACTGGTTACTTGCTGCAACCAGTCCAAACACAGAGAATCAATCTAAATTGATAACTAATAGAATACACCAACTGGCAGGGCTTTTTATCTCTCTTCTGTTACAATCCAACTATTTCACAAGGCTAAGGACAAAGTAAGCTATAGCTGTATTTACTGTTTCTGGAGAAGTTTTTCTCCAGATATTTGCCCCTTCAAACACCTCTCGATACCCTATGCATAAAAACCAATATTGGCTAGGAGGTAAGGAAGACACAGTGAGGGGTCAGGAAGGAATTTACTTGACACCTGTTTCAGAGGCAACAagcaatgcacaaacacacacacgccCTTAGTATTGTCCCTGCAGTCTTGGGACAGCTTTCATTCCTGCTTGCCAAAACACACCCAACACAAGGTGACATAGGTAGAACACACCATCACCTTACACCTTTCTGGGAAAGTCCTTCAGTCCAAACACCAGCCCAGTTCAGCCTTTGCTTCAACACAAAGACACAGGCACTGCGGTTCCCAGCCGGAGTAATTGAGAAGGCAAATGGATCAGTTTTGAACTCTCCAAGTTCAGCCTTTGTtgggcttttgttgttgttgtttttttccttcccaCCTCCAAGCAATGGTTTTGGAATAGAAGAAAATGGCAGACAGGATTCCAGCTTTTCATGCATCCTGGAGGTCGGGAATGTCGGACAGGATCATGGGAGAGCCCAGCTGGAGTTCTTGTTGGAGGGACTCCATATCGGCTGGGTTCATCCGATGGACTTCCAACCAGTCGGCAAGAAGGGAGGCCGAAAGAGGGGCAGAATCTCCTTGGCTAATGCATTCACAGcgggagaaagagggaaaaacaaaataTGAGCTGTTCATCtagtttcctcttttcttttctactcctgattaaaatttatttactgtatacacACATGTAAAAGTCTAGAAATTATAATTAAAAAATGAGTAAAGAAATCTGGGTCGACTTATCTATGGATCAATATAAGTACTCTGCATAAACATTTAACAAAAAtaaggaaccatctccttctctgagtacagtggcaaaaggcaagagtttaatCTGTCCTGTAAACACCTAAAAGAAACACTAACACCTTCTATTGTCTCCATCACGGCCTAATgactgataggaattgtggaaattgaagtccaaaacacctggagggcctaagtttgcccatgcttggtatatacagtattcactcaatttatattctgcctttctcctgcCAAGATGACTTAAcgaaactttttaaaattaaacgtaagtcatcatttaaaaaaaaatcacaattaaaaacatagttttaaagtaatacaaaaaaagaaataaaacagtgCACACCATCTTAAAAAATATTCTAGCTAAAAATCAACAAAATGCGGGTCTCTTACCTTTCTCTGTTCTCTCCTACCATATCGAAAGACTGATTCAGGAATTCTTCCAAGTCAAACCCAACCCCATAGCCAGCACCACTGCCTTTTGGGGTGCCAGAGAAAACAGGAGGCAGGAGATCTTCCACCTAGAAATAAGACACAGTAAACTCATTCCTTTTGTATAAGTCATCACATGGTAACACCAACAAAGACCTACATGGTAGTCTAATCTACTACACTCCCTTAAATGGCATCCGTTCTGATACAGCACACAAACAACCCACCAGGTTGCAATAAGATGCCAACATTGGTTCCAAACTCAGCAGTTGCCCAACGCTGAATGAAAGTCCTGTGTATAGTCCCTGAACAAATAAGAACTGGTCATAAGCCATTACCTGGGATTTAGACAGCTGCTGTGTTACCACATTAATATCTGGAGGTTCCAAAGGCAGGCCTGAGGTTATCTGGTGCTGAGCAGGCCCCTTTGCCACTGATGATGTTTCTTCAGCAAAACCTGATGGTGGAGGCTCAGGCTTGCCCATTTCTGCCAGGAACAGAGGCTGCTCCATAGTGGTCCCAAAACTTGTTTGTTCGGGCAGGGCGCTACTGGAAGATGCTATCTCTGGTTGGGTCACTGGCAGCTGACCTGACGCAGCCCAGCTCTCAGGCGAGGGGACACCGCTCCAAGCGTTCAGTGCCGCAACACCATAAGGGGCTTGGAAGATCTGGCTGGGGGCGTATTTGACACTCAGGAGGCACTCTGGCTTTGAGGGGGTGGCTTTTTGGCAAGCTGGGGTGGCCACCAGGAACGGGGCAGTCTGCGCTGGGAAAAAATGCACCACGTTTGTATTGGAGCTCTGAACTGAACCCACAGGGACAATTGTCAGCTTGGGTCCCACGGCAGGCACTCCCTTGTCTGAGAAAGTAAGAAAGTCAGCCGGTGCAGGTGTGTTGCTGGAAGGGGTAGCCGGGATATGGCAAGCAGGGGGCACCTGAGGTGGCAAGTGGTTGCTAGAAGGGGCTTGAGGCAGGTTGTGGCTGGGTGCGGTTGTCTGCGGAAGGGCTGCAGACCCATTCTGGGCTGGCTTGCTTTGGGTTCGGTCCACCATTTTGGTCCACCTTTCCAGAAGGTTGCGGTCATTCTCTGTCAGCATGTCCCtgcgctctctctctttctccttcttctgctTCTCCCGCTCCTTGGCTCGTTCCTGGCGCCGCTTGCGTTTCTCTTCTCGCTCCCGTTGGCGCTCCTTTGCCGTCACTGGCCTTCGGATATCAGGAGTCTCTGGGACACAGGATGGCGTATCTGTGGAATGAAgaggtgctttttaaaaatacattgttatGGAGTAGATACGTGAAGGTGTGGCCTTCAAAATCAATGGCTCACTcccaaatttcatttttctgcaaAAGCAACAACCCTTGCTttagagcagtggctcccaacctttgggcctccaggtgttttggacttcaactcccagaaatcccagccagcttgccagctgttaggaactgtgggagctgaagtccaaaacgcctggagacccaaaggttgggaaccactgcttcagAGTGATACATGCCCCACCTATGCTGTCGGTTTTGAATAGTGAACAGATTTTCTCCATCTATTTCTCCTTTCCATTAAAATACCTAGAAATGTCTACTGCTGGTAAGAAAAAATCACCAAATTTCAACTGTGCCCAACAATATCAAATTCAAATAAAGtctttcaaataaaaacaaaccaccaGCACCCGAATTAGTAAATCCAAGTTTGTTTCAATAGAAAATTTCTGCAAACCACCAAGCACAAAGATAAGATCATCAccggagcttggaaaagttactgtttttGAGCTATAGCAACCAAAAATGCAAGTATACATTTTTCTCTGCCTCTTCACAATCCTGTGATTTAGGTGAAGCTGAAGAAGAACAGAGAGACAACAGTTTGGGTGCTGGACTACAATACTGGAGACTAAGGTTCAATGCCCTACTtgactatggaaacccactggatgaccttgggtagGTTACACACTCTCAAGCCCAGAAAAAAGGATGATAGGTTCTACTTAAGAGTAGTCATAAGTTTAACTTGGAGCCACACAACAAGAAAGTATGACTTTTAGTTCTAATCATTGGGAAAAGATATAAatacgacaacaacaacaacagactgaAGTCAGTTTCCAAATCCCAGTCCCCTAACTGCAGGGCTACACCTGCTCTCTATTTTAAATACATCAACCACTTGGCCCACAAAACCTTTCCACCTTACCTTTATTCTTATTTCGGAGGGCGGATTTTAAGATAACAGCCTTGAGGGCAGCCTTAGTGTCATCTGAGATGGCCCCTTCCCTCTTGGGAGGAGCTGCGGGGACTTCTGCTTCAGCCTTCACCTCGGGCTGTACCACAGCTGTGGTTGTGAGGGGTGAGGTGAGATCTATTGTCTCCGTCAGGGAGCATAGGACAGGAGACGCCATTGCATAGTCACCATCTGCCATTCTAGGTGAACCAGCACTGGGCATATCCACGTCATGACAGTACAGAAGCTGAGTTTGGCTGGAGGTTTCATCCCCATAACCCCCGCCAATAGCAGCCGGCCTCAAGGTTGGCTTGAAGCTGATCTGGCGCCGAATGCCCTCCCGGCGCTCATGGAAGTCATTGATTTCGGCCACTATGGCTTCTTTGATCTGCTCCTTGGTGAGTACCTGTTTGTCAAAATCGAAATCAAAAGCCGGGACGCAGTTGGGCTCATCATCTGGGTCGTGATACTTGGCCAGGAAGGGGTGATTCAGGGCCTCCACCACTGATATTCGCTCACGGGGATCAAAGCGGAGCATCTTTGAAAGCAAAGACAAGGCCTTCCGGTCGGCATTCTGATAGAGGGTCTCCCATGGCACCGGCTGGCGCGAAGGCAGGCTCTGGATGTAGGCCCGCACCCGGTCAGCTCCAATGGAATGGACCACTTTGGCCGGAGGAGTGCCCAGGACGGTGATGATGAGCTGAAGCTGGTGGATGTAATTCTTCCCTGGAAAGAGCTGCTTCCGCCCAAGCATCTCGGCAAAAATGCACCCAACTGACCACATATCTATGGCCTGGGTATACTCATGGAGGGAGAGCATCAGCTCAGGAGCCCTGTACCAGCGGGTGGCCACATACTCTGTCATGAAGTACTTGTACTCGTCCGGCTTGGTGCAGAGACCTCGGGCCATACCAAAGTCCCCAATCTTAAGTTCACAGTTCTCATTGATCAACAGATTGCTGGGTTTGAGGTCCCGATGAATGACGTTGGCCGAATGGATGTATTTGAGTCCCCGCAAAAGCTGGTAGAGGAAGTAGCGGACATGCTCCAAGGTAAGAGGCTGAGAAGAATGGATGATCTGATGCAGGTCACTCTCCATCAAATCCAGCACCACATACCTGCCAGGAGATGAGCAAGACGTTTAGGAAAAGAACACGTGGAAGTGCTCACCATGGTGCTCAATGGGCCAGACATCCACTCTCAGATAGACAcccactctttctttctctcacctaGACATAAGTTGGGAGTAAAGGTGCTTGTCCCTTCAGAGCCATGAATATTTACTATATGGTATTGACCCTATTACTCCCAGTCTGGACTACCACACAGAGTTGTTACaaggatgaaggaaggaaaaatgccTTGAACTCAATGGGAAAAGGGcaatatataaacaaacaaacaatacagCCAAACGACTTCTTCAGATTGTTTGGAGGAGACCGTACATGTAGCTGGCATAATTATGTATGGTAAGATAGAAATGTGATGGAGTAAAGGAACCATTTATATCTAAATATAGATTAGTAgtcttaaaatcatagaatcatggaatcgtagagttggaagagacctttttgAAAGGAAAGTAATAGAACAAAATAGACTGGTCGTGGGATTCATTAATTGCCCTCATACCCTGTTGTATCTCCAAGGTGTTCAAGGTTGGCTTTCTCATTCCATATTGTCATTGCAGCTAATATTTTGAGGTAAGTTAGTCTAAATGAGAGTCAAAAAACGGCCGAAGTTGGCAGCAGGTCCTGGATTTCTACACCTAACATTAAGCACTTCGTGATGCTCAAGTCAGGCAAGGGAGACACTCTCTGGTAAAAAATAAATGGAACCCACTGAGGATTAAAAAGATATATACAGAAATACAagaatatatactgtatgtgcATATGTACACAAATACAAGTCCCATATTTAAGGGActtttttcaataaataaattactcCTTCTTTACTTTACAGGACTTGAGGATGAGAGGCACTTACACAGATTTGAATTCAGCATAAGGCACAGTGGGTTTAAGGATATCCTTGATAGCGATTATGTTGTCATGCTTGAAATGCTTAAGGATCTTCAGCTCCCGCAGAGTGCGCTTCGCATTCATCACCACATCAAAGGCATTGGGGATTTtcttgatggccatctgctggcctgataaaaggggaaaaaacaggaaaaaagaatTTGGTGTATTAATCAGTTAAGTGATTAGGTTATTgagacattaaaaataataaagtgcaaTAATATGTTTATTACAGGAAAAGTGACAATAACATTGTTGACGCTATCTGCGTGATTGGAAAACATGCCATTTTTTCTGTTACctgtgttatttttattattatagtttagtTTGTTTGATAATATGATTTGAATATGTAGTGTGTTTCTTTATATTTAAAGATAATTTTTAAAACCCTACATTCTACTatttatctatacacacacatattttgtaCTAAAACATGGTTCATCTTAACCATGGCTTGCTGTTTTAGTCAGCAACTGTTTCACAGACGACCAAACCAatcaaaatagcaaaataaatgtCAAGTTAATCATTCCCTAAGCTATCCAAAACATGGGTGGAGatacacaataacaataacaactacaatttcaacttcaaagaagcaACCATCCTCTgttaaccatatatatatatatatatatatatatatatatatatgtatgtatgtatgtatgtatgtatgtagtggcatatctttgtccttggcagttcaaagacatgggtcttcagtttaacagctgagttacctgtgtgccattacatgaatgctaatgaatatcacttgttcaaaggattgacttctaacaaggtcatgctcttcttgactagtggtttacAAAAGATGGTCTCCATATGTTTacagagattcacatttgccaaatagaTATGACAACATTTTTcctttttcaataaggttatgattgccatttatttccaaagggatatgtgcccagatactgggtgcagttatttccaatagtttttgtgtgccttcaagctgtttatGACTTATAGGCgacctcaggggaaacctattACATGTTTTCCATGTTCTATTTCTTGCAGCCCTGAAACAAACCTGAGCAGATCCTGACTTCCATCCACAACCATTCTGTCCTCACCCACCTGTATCCTTGCGACGTGCGGAGCTGACCACACCGTAAGCTCCGGTGCCGATCGTCTCAATGACCTCATATTCATCTCCCACCTCAAACGTGACGTCAAAGGATCGAGCCTTCAAGATGGCGAGATTCTTGGCTGCCACCGTGGCCTGGTGAGTTGACTCCTGCTTTGCTTGGCCTTGGGCTGCTTCATCCCCTTCATCTTCTATCGGCGGCTCTGCCATGATGCCGTAACTTTCTGtcacaaaacacaataaaaaaaacaaatgctAGTAATTGTGtcatttcaagtcatttctgacttggtTCATCCACACTACAGCTTTTTAAAGCTTTTCCACTCGTGATCCCTTTGCACCTCCAACATCCTTACATGACTCCAAGTATAAAGGTATacaaaacagatataaaaaatcaaatatttatgaTAAttaaccagcatttgcaaggcttgttaagTAGGCTGCCCTTcccttttgtggagtacagctgaagcattttctgtagagtccactgtaaagACTGCACACTATAGCTAACAGAATTGTGTAAATGGTGGCTttcagaaacctttcactgttgCCAAATTGTTCATGACCACACCATTGATCTTGGAGGGATTAATTTGGGGTCTGGATCCACCGATACAGAAGAAGTAATCAACACTCGGGctccatcaacactgccatataaaatccagattatcggctttgaactggattatatggcagtgtagactcatataatccagttcaaggtagataatctggattatcttatttgttaatcaggattatatggcagtgtagatcaagccttcattggaaatgacttaaaaggGCACAATAACAACCCAGAAAGAGCAATAAAGACAAGAAGGAATAAATTACTTCTAAAGTCCTGGGATGAGGAATTCAACTGGGTcatgaagtaaaataaaataaaaaaaacctgctAGTGCTGGAGTGCAACGATACCAGGtattggcaaacttcggccctccaggttctttggatttcaataataataataataataataataataataataataataataataactttatttttataccctgcctcctcaaaggggactcagggcagcttacatggggccaagcccgaataaaaacaatctatatatataaaagagtgatggcatcagggcagcggacaaaacaacaaaactacaggccccccaacctcgaaatttgacaacacaacccatcattcacggctctaggttgatacaaaaaaaaagaaaagaaaagtaaagtcctaattagagggagaggaataatagtttttatccaattgctgccagtttgaaggctaagctccacccacttggtctcctagcaacctactcagcccaggagacaggcacagttaggcctcacttaggatttgaactggattatatggcagtgtagactcaaggcccttccacacagctatataacccatttagaattttatattatcttatattatctgctttgaactagattatctggactccacactgccatataatccacttcagtgtgcatactaaacataaagacaaccatacaacagacattcaataccaccactacctcaacaatttctcaccaacaccaccagacaacaccacagcaacatgtggccgggcacagctagtagcaatataaaacacaacaatagacaaaagacatgcacaattataaaaatttaaacattagccaatagaaacaaatgacaagaactaataaaaacatggattaaaacggagaggttgtaaaagtagactgggtaaggtgcaccatataaatattgtaaacacgaggtgactgataaagtgctgcaaattcttggaagtgcaaattgggatgggaatagaccctgtgtctatatcaagttgacaaaggtaaaaagtccccaattcctaaaagcctaccagctattgagaacaaagaaatgctggaccactccagctaatccaatggttctcaacctatgggtccccagatactttggccttaaactcccagaaatcctaacagcttagtttccaacagacctcacaacctctgaggatgcttgtcatacatgtgggcaaaacgtcaggagagagtgcttctggaacatggccatacagcctggaaaactcacagcagcctagtaattccggccatgaaagccttcgacaacacattgagaagAAATAGACTGCAGTGGGTTTAAGAGACTGGCAGGtggttaaaagggggggggggatggggaatATTATGGAATACAAAGGGAGGGGAAAGAATGGGAGATGTTATGGGTTGGAGATAAGGGTGGAGTCTTGTCAATGGGGGAGAGGATAAAGAGAAATCCGTaagaggagatggagaagaagaaaagggaatgAATTATGAAATGGGGAACAATCTGTATTGTAATGCAAGGATGGGTAATATACTgagcagagaaaaagaaagataaaaaatttaaatatatgtgTTTCTTTCCTTTGGGATAAGGAATGGGAAGGGGCTTCTCACCTGCTACAATGGGAGATCCC
This sequence is a window from Anolis carolinensis isolate JA03-04 chromosome 6, rAnoCar3.1.pri, whole genome shotgun sequence. Protein-coding genes within it:
- the mapk7 gene encoding mitogen-activated protein kinase 7 — translated: MAEPPIEDEGDEAAQGQAKQESTHQATVAAKNLAILKARSFDVTFEVGDEYEVIETIGTGAYGVVSSARRKDTGQQMAIKKIPNAFDVVMNAKRTLRELKILKHFKHDNIIAIKDILKPTVPYAEFKSVYVVLDLMESDLHQIIHSSQPLTLEHVRYFLYQLLRGLKYIHSANVIHRDLKPSNLLINENCELKIGDFGMARGLCTKPDEYKYFMTEYVATRWYRAPELMLSLHEYTQAIDMWSVGCIFAEMLGRKQLFPGKNYIHQLQLIITVLGTPPAKVVHSIGADRVRAYIQSLPSRQPVPWETLYQNADRKALSLLSKMLRFDPRERISVVEALNHPFLAKYHDPDDEPNCVPAFDFDFDKQVLTKEQIKEAIVAEINDFHERREGIRRQISFKPTLRPAAIGGGYGDETSSQTQLLYCHDVDMPSAGSPRMADGDYAMASPVLCSLTETIDLTSPLTTTAVVQPEVKAEAEVPAAPPKREGAISDDTKAALKAVILKSALRNKNKDTPSCVPETPDIRRPVTAKERQREREEKRKRRQERAKEREKQKKEKERERRDMLTENDRNLLERWTKMVDRTQSKPAQNGSAALPQTTAPSHNLPQAPSSNHLPPQVPPACHIPATPSSNTPAPADFLTFSDKGVPAVGPKLTIVPVGSVQSSNTNVVHFFPAQTAPFLVATPACQKATPSKPECLLSVKYAPSQIFQAPYGVAALNAWSGVPSPESWAASGQLPVTQPEIASSSSALPEQTSFGTTMEQPLFLAEMGKPEPPPSGFAEETSSVAKGPAQHQITSGLPLEPPDINVVTQQLSKSQVEDLLPPVFSGTPKGSGAGYGVGFDLEEFLNQSFDMVGENRESQGDSAPLSASLLADWLEVHRMNPADMESLQQELQLGSPMILSDIPDLQDA